Proteins co-encoded in one Haloarcula pelagica genomic window:
- a CDS encoding type II CAAX endopeptidase family protein encodes MTLGRYVWSDAENRARTPVRLVVGFAVIALVAVVGTVAAELSLSILWPSVPFVYYLIGTTLGLGVGALVGVGVVARYIDRRSLIGYGLRGSRAWWRDLGVGIALATTAVAVGVGIGLVSGWAIVTDTIVAASGGFVLAMLASLALFAIVGLYEELVVRGFVLTNIAEGLVGYGSAVAATVAVVASSLLFGAIHLANANASPVAVAGVAVIAITLGVSYVLTGRLGLAVGFHAAWNTAMGVLFGYPVSGFEAPASVFVVDSIGPAIWTGGAFGPEAGLLGVLAAAVGLVGVVAYARLVEGRVGIHPDLFTAELRGGSEESSPVENIRGERPTDGDLTVSYESGVDSNR; translated from the coding sequence ATGACTCTCGGAAGATACGTCTGGAGCGATGCGGAGAACCGGGCTCGAACCCCGGTTCGCCTCGTGGTCGGATTCGCCGTGATCGCACTCGTCGCTGTGGTCGGAACTGTCGCGGCCGAACTCTCACTGAGTATCCTGTGGCCATCGGTCCCCTTCGTGTACTACCTCATCGGGACGACGCTCGGTCTGGGGGTGGGGGCACTGGTCGGTGTCGGTGTCGTCGCTCGGTATATCGACAGACGGTCCCTGATAGGCTACGGACTCCGAGGGAGTCGGGCCTGGTGGCGAGATCTGGGTGTCGGTATCGCCCTCGCAACGACAGCCGTGGCTGTCGGAGTCGGTATCGGACTGGTGAGTGGGTGGGCTATCGTCACGGACACAATCGTTGCGGCGTCGGGCGGGTTCGTGCTAGCGATGCTCGCCTCCCTCGCGCTGTTCGCGATCGTCGGACTCTACGAGGAACTTGTCGTACGCGGGTTCGTGCTCACGAACATCGCCGAGGGTCTCGTGGGATACGGTTCGGCAGTTGCGGCCACTGTCGCTGTCGTGGCTTCGAGCCTCCTGTTCGGCGCCATCCACCTGGCGAACGCGAACGCGTCTCCCGTCGCGGTGGCCGGGGTCGCTGTCATCGCCATCACACTCGGGGTGAGTTACGTGCTGACCGGACGGCTCGGACTCGCTGTCGGATTCCACGCCGCCTGGAACACGGCGATGGGTGTCCTGTTTGGATACCCAGTAAGCGGCTTCGAGGCGCCTGCTAGCGTCTTTGTCGTAGATTCGATCGGCCCCGCGATCTGGACCGGCGGCGCGTTCGGTCCCGAGGCCGGCCTGCTGGGTGTGCTCGCGGCGGCCGTCGGACTCGTGGGAGTCGTCGCCTACGCCAGACTCGTCGAGGGACGGGTCGGCATCCATCCCGATCTATTCACTGCCGAACTTCGCGGAGGGAGTGAGGAGAGCAGTCCCGTCGAGAACATCCGGGGAGAGAGGCCGACCGACGGAGACCTGACTGTCAGTTACGAGTCGGGCGTGGATTCGAATCGATAA
- a CDS encoding ABC transporter substrate-binding protein, whose amino-acid sequence MSRDSSRRTFLKRTGALGSLGIVGLSGCTTEQADGGSGGDGGSGDGGDGGDGGSGDGGSGDGGDGGGGDGGDGGSSVGPDVLIVVGYPQSGVQLFKDYYSDYDDDDVDILVTDGLQSADLPGNVGNDMSNVMGTAPTSSGPGQETFADLFTSEFDYDQPGVFTAQAYDASAVQILANVMAGENDGEAIRDHMRVVANPGGTSYGPSELPAAIEAAAAGENINYEGASSNVNFDENGDITSARYQVFGFTMDGYETQQTIDFGGSGDIPQPEPSASGSDSGRTVRLGVLQPETGDLGPLGVAIRDAALLPARQLEGEVDFTFDTQVGDTQSRAQAAIEAANSLVSAGYPMITGAASSESTIQVANNVLVNNSVVACSPASTSPAITSLEDDDYLFRTPPSDALQGQVLAQVATEELGASTAATLYLNNSYGQALQESFATAFQEAGGSVLNQIGFESQQSSYTSQLNSALSQ is encoded by the coding sequence ATGTCTCGTGACAGCAGTCGACGAACGTTCCTGAAGCGAACCGGTGCGCTCGGCTCCCTCGGCATCGTGGGGCTGTCGGGCTGTACGACCGAACAGGCCGACGGCGGCAGTGGTGGCGACGGCGGCAGTGGTGACGGCGGTGACGGCGGTGACGGCGGCAGCGGTGATGGCGGCAGCGGCGACGGCGGTGACGGTGGCGGCGGCGACGGCGGTGACGGCGGGAGTTCCGTCGGCCCCGACGTGCTCATCGTCGTGGGGTATCCCCAGAGCGGTGTCCAGCTGTTCAAGGACTACTACTCCGATTACGACGACGACGATGTCGACATCCTGGTGACCGACGGCCTCCAGTCGGCGGATCTGCCGGGCAACGTCGGTAACGACATGTCCAACGTGATGGGGACGGCTCCGACCTCCTCCGGGCCCGGACAGGAGACCTTCGCCGACCTGTTCACCTCCGAGTTCGACTACGACCAGCCCGGCGTCTTCACCGCACAGGCCTACGACGCCAGCGCGGTCCAGATCCTCGCGAACGTCATGGCCGGCGAGAACGACGGGGAAGCCATCCGTGACCACATGCGCGTGGTCGCCAACCCCGGCGGGACGAGCTACGGCCCGTCGGAGCTTCCCGCGGCCATCGAGGCCGCCGCAGCGGGCGAGAACATCAATTACGAGGGGGCGTCCAGCAACGTCAACTTCGACGAGAACGGCGACATCACCTCCGCGCGCTACCAGGTCTTCGGGTTCACCATGGACGGGTACGAGACCCAACAGACCATCGACTTCGGTGGCTCGGGTGACATCCCACAGCCCGAACCGTCGGCGAGTGGCTCCGACAGCGGGCGGACCGTCCGACTGGGCGTCCTCCAGCCCGAGACCGGCGACCTCGGGCCGCTGGGCGTCGCGATCCGGGACGCCGCGCTCCTGCCGGCCCGCCAGCTAGAGGGCGAGGTCGACTTCACGTTCGACACGCAGGTGGGTGACACCCAGTCCCGCGCCCAGGCGGCCATCGAGGCCGCGAACTCCCTGGTGAGCGCCGGCTACCCGATGATCACCGGGGCCGCAAGCTCCGAGTCGACGATCCAGGTCGCCAACAACGTCCTGGTCAACAACAGCGTCGTCGCCTGCTCGCCGGCCTCGACCTCGCCGGCGATCACCTCGCTGGAGGACGACGACTACCTGTTCCGCACGCCCCCGAGCGACGCGCTCCAGGGCCAGGTACTCGCCCAGGTCGCTACCGAGGAACTCGGTGCGTCGACGGCCGCGACGCTGTATCTCAACAACAGCTACGGCCAGGCGCTCCAGGAGAGCTTCGCGACGGCCTTTCAGGAGGCCGGCGGCTCGGTGCTCAACCAGATCGGCTTCGAGTCCCAGCAGTCCTCCTACACGTCCCAGCTCAACAGCGCGCTGAGTCAGTAG
- a CDS encoding ABC transporter ATP-binding protein, whose translation MSETVPDADRESTAGTETATEDGPAVESAAIDAPLLEVDGLRKEFGGVTAVDDASFAVEPGALTGLIGPNGAGKSTTFNCITGAHTPTDGTVRFDGQDITGLPPYEIAQRGLVRTFQIARELSEMTVLENVMLAPPGQVGESALRAVVPGLRGGVERDEREVVERAWETLDFFEIDHLAHENAGNLSGGQRKLLEMARVLMTDPEMVLLDEPLAGVNPTLEEKLLERIHDLREDGLTFLLVEHDMDVIMNHCEHIIVMHQGSVLAEGDAETIRSDERVLDAYLGGDV comes from the coding sequence ATGAGTGAAACTGTCCCCGACGCCGACAGGGAGTCGACGGCAGGAACCGAGACAGCGACGGAGGACGGACCCGCCGTCGAGAGCGCCGCCATCGACGCGCCGCTGCTGGAAGTCGACGGCCTCCGCAAGGAGTTCGGGGGCGTGACCGCGGTCGACGACGCCTCCTTCGCCGTCGAACCCGGTGCGCTGACCGGCCTGATCGGGCCAAACGGCGCCGGCAAGTCGACGACGTTCAACTGCATCACCGGCGCACATACGCCGACCGACGGCACCGTCCGGTTCGACGGACAGGACATCACAGGCCTCCCGCCCTACGAGATCGCACAGCGCGGGCTGGTCCGGACGTTCCAGATCGCCCGCGAACTCTCCGAGATGACGGTCCTGGAGAACGTCATGCTCGCCCCGCCCGGCCAGGTCGGCGAGTCGGCGCTGCGGGCCGTGGTGCCGGGCCTCCGCGGCGGTGTCGAACGCGACGAGCGCGAGGTCGTCGAGCGGGCCTGGGAGACGCTGGACTTCTTCGAGATCGACCACCTCGCCCACGAGAACGCCGGCAACCTCTCGGGCGGCCAGCGGAAACTGCTGGAGATGGCTCGCGTCCTGATGACCGACCCGGAGATGGTCCTGCTGGACGAACCGCTGGCCGGCGTCAACCCCACGCTGGAGGAGAAACTGCTCGAACGCATCCACGACCTCCGGGAGGACGGCCTGACCTTCCTCCTGGTCGAGCACGACATGGACGTGATCATGAACCACTGTGAACATATCATCGTCATGCACCAGGGGAGCGTCCTGGCCGAGGGCGACGCCGAGACGATCCGGTCCGACGAGCGTGTACTCGACGCCTACCTGGGAGGTGACGTATGA
- a CDS encoding branched-chain amino acid ABC transporter permease, whose amino-acid sequence MSTAGLRARVDNLPDPVLVVGFLAAIWLLLTGFAFLVGGQQWTNLAAGFVGSVTILVAAYALLVLALNLQWGYTGLFNIGVAGFMAVGAYTTAILTAPADAGAGSVPGFGLPLWVGLLGGMVMAAVVGAVAALPALRLKADYLAIVTVALSEIIRLFVNWSGVAEVRLFGARFGTGGGTGISFPSPSGIVSGLVNGPGQPIVALAESVGISGPNVANIAYGLVLLAVVAGGYWVLARVVNSPFGRVLKAIREDETVTQSLGKDTRLFKIKAFMIGCALMGLAGALFRGQAGYISPQQFRPAITFYVFAALIIGGSGSNTGSILGAATFAALLFYVPARLGEYAPVAGSGTPGNIVEAVAALSSLDPLPMLAYTAANVSTLRFVLIGVVLILIIQRQPDGLLGHRAEPASSVPLDRPQGGEDDE is encoded by the coding sequence ATGAGCACCGCCGGTCTGCGCGCCCGCGTGGACAATCTCCCGGACCCGGTGCTGGTCGTCGGCTTCCTGGCGGCGATCTGGCTGTTGCTGACCGGCTTCGCGTTCCTCGTGGGCGGCCAGCAGTGGACGAACCTCGCGGCCGGCTTCGTCGGCAGCGTCACCATCCTGGTAGCGGCCTACGCTCTGCTCGTGTTGGCGCTGAACCTCCAGTGGGGGTACACCGGGCTGTTCAACATCGGCGTCGCCGGCTTCATGGCCGTCGGCGCCTACACCACGGCGATCCTGACCGCGCCGGCCGACGCCGGTGCCGGGTCTGTCCCCGGTTTCGGACTCCCGCTGTGGGTCGGCCTGCTCGGTGGGATGGTGATGGCCGCCGTCGTCGGTGCCGTCGCCGCCCTGCCGGCGCTCCGACTGAAGGCCGACTACCTCGCCATCGTCACGGTCGCGCTCTCGGAGATCATCCGCCTGTTCGTCAACTGGAGCGGCGTCGCCGAGGTCCGCCTGTTCGGTGCCCGCTTCGGGACCGGCGGCGGGACCGGGATCTCGTTCCCCTCTCCCAGCGGTATCGTCTCGGGGCTCGTCAACGGTCCGGGTCAGCCGATCGTCGCGCTCGCCGAGAGCGTCGGCATCTCCGGCCCGAACGTCGCCAACATCGCCTACGGACTGGTCCTGCTGGCCGTCGTCGCCGGCGGCTACTGGGTGCTGGCCCGCGTGGTGAACTCGCCGTTCGGTCGCGTGCTGAAAGCGATCCGGGAGGACGAGACAGTCACCCAGTCGCTGGGCAAGGACACCCGGCTGTTCAAGATCAAGGCGTTCATGATCGGCTGTGCGCTGATGGGGCTTGCCGGCGCCCTGTTCAGGGGCCAGGCGGGCTACATCAGTCCCCAGCAGTTCCGGCCGGCGATCACGTTCTACGTCTTCGCGGCGCTCATCATCGGCGGCTCGGGGTCGAACACCGGCAGCATCCTCGGCGCGGCGACTTTCGCCGCCCTGCTGTTCTACGTCCCTGCGCGCCTGGGCGAGTACGCGCCCGTCGCTGGCAGCGGGACGCCGGGCAACATCGTCGAGGCGGTCGCGGCGCTGTCGTCGCTGGACCCCCTGCCGATGCTCGCTTACACGGCGGCCAACGTCTCGACGCTGCGGTTCGTCCTCATCGGCGTCGTCCTGATCCTCATCATCCAGCGCCAGCCCGACGGGCTGCTGGGCCATCGGGCGGAACCGGCGAGCAGCGTCCCGCTGGACCGCCCACAGGGAGGTGAGGACGATGAGTGA
- a CDS encoding aryl-sulfate sulfotransferase, with translation MSRRRRVVRVLFVSVLLLAVSAVGYSYGTTEGLGAGSNAQAAPTGDDGTVRTTGRLNVDLESRFDRARDGGVRGTNWSTARVSRAVARTDRNLSVVATQGFYVTDERAELAAFLPNGTLVYYDDSYRVYFDVDPVPGTRYTVEYVAANHYGNEICEPVGGEPCTRNVVNRVNLTTGAQETVYSELTPRLYSARWHDVDRINETHIVIADIVNDGVYAVDTRDGEVAWRWSAADHYDRSAGGQAGDWTHINDVELLADGRIMVSPRNMDEVIFLERTGGEWAVDADATLGTDGDHSVLYEQHNPDYVPPRLGGPSVLVADSENGRIVEYHRTGQGWERTWTWRDVRLQWPRDADRLPDGNTFVVDSHGDRVAEIGPENTVVWSADVGMPYDVERLGTGDESAGGPAAPYRRAVSDSDENATTVVERVDAGAAESVSGADRSVDEQFWLALKGVVPPLVANGLLYVAPSWVRFSDLAFAAVAVGTGLTWGSVECYWSRFTLRGAGRWVRGVIERAGGRLR, from the coding sequence ATGAGCCGTCGACGCCGCGTCGTCCGTGTACTCTTCGTCTCCGTTCTCCTGTTGGCCGTCTCCGCCGTCGGCTACAGCTACGGGACCACAGAGGGGCTCGGTGCTGGCTCGAACGCCCAGGCAGCCCCGACGGGAGACGACGGGACCGTCCGCACGACCGGCCGGCTGAACGTCGACCTCGAATCGCGGTTCGACCGGGCACGAGACGGCGGCGTCCGGGGAACGAACTGGTCGACCGCGAGAGTCTCCCGGGCCGTCGCCCGGACCGATCGGAACCTCTCTGTCGTCGCCACGCAGGGTTTCTACGTCACCGACGAGCGGGCCGAACTGGCCGCGTTTCTCCCGAACGGGACACTCGTGTACTACGACGACAGTTATCGCGTGTACTTCGACGTGGACCCGGTCCCGGGCACCCGCTACACCGTCGAGTACGTCGCCGCCAACCACTACGGCAACGAGATCTGCGAACCGGTCGGCGGCGAGCCCTGCACGCGCAACGTCGTCAACCGCGTCAACCTCACGACCGGCGCCCAGGAGACGGTCTACAGCGAACTCACCCCGCGGCTGTACTCGGCCCGCTGGCACGACGTGGACCGGATCAACGAGACACACATCGTGATCGCGGACATCGTCAACGACGGCGTCTACGCCGTCGACACCCGCGACGGAGAAGTCGCGTGGCGCTGGAGCGCGGCCGACCACTACGACCGCTCGGCCGGCGGTCAGGCCGGCGACTGGACTCACATCAACGACGTGGAACTGCTCGCTGACGGCCGGATCATGGTCAGCCCGCGGAACATGGACGAGGTGATCTTCCTCGAACGCACTGGGGGAGAGTGGGCCGTCGACGCGGACGCGACGCTGGGGACCGACGGCGACCACAGCGTCCTCTACGAACAGCACAATCCCGACTACGTCCCGCCGCGACTGGGCGGCCCCAGCGTCCTGGTCGCCGACTCCGAGAACGGCCGGATCGTCGAGTACCACCGCACCGGACAGGGGTGGGAACGCACCTGGACCTGGCGGGATGTCCGGCTCCAGTGGCCCCGCGACGCCGACCGGCTCCCCGACGGCAACACGTTCGTCGTCGACTCCCACGGCGACCGGGTCGCGGAGATCGGCCCGGAGAACACGGTCGTCTGGTCGGCCGACGTGGGGATGCCCTACGACGTGGAACGGCTGGGTACCGGCGACGAGAGCGCCGGCGGCCCGGCCGCGCCCTACCGGCGGGCGGTCAGCGACAGCGATGAGAACGCCACCACGGTCGTCGAACGGGTCGACGCAGGCGCGGCCGAGAGCGTCTCGGGCGCGGATCGGTCCGTCGACGAGCAGTTCTGGCTGGCGCTCAAGGGCGTCGTCCCGCCGCTTGTCGCCAACGGACTGCTGTACGTCGCGCCCTCCTGGGTCCGGTTCAGCGACCTCGCGTTCGCCGCGGTCGCGGTCGGGACCGGCCTGACCTGGGGGAGCGTCGAGTGCTACTGGTCGCGGTTCACTCTCCGGGGCGCGGGCCGGTGGGTTCGCGGCGTGATCGAGCGAGCGGGCGGACGCCTCCGCTGA
- a CDS encoding DUF7576 family protein: MVDPTSDHHEDIDEDEAPNCAVCGDAIANEVTHRVTTWVEDGNVQTAHFCDEQCRAEWDEN; encoded by the coding sequence ATGGTCGACCCGACATCGGATCACCACGAAGATATCGACGAGGACGAGGCACCCAACTGCGCGGTGTGTGGCGACGCCATCGCGAACGAAGTCACCCATCGCGTCACGACCTGGGTCGAAGACGGGAACGTCCAGACAGCGCACTTCTGTGACGAGCAGTGTCGCGCCGAGTGGGACGAGAACTGA
- a CDS encoding ABC transporter ATP-binding protein produces MSPSAQRSTEVELPDPAESLLSVRDLDAGYGDLQVLSDVDMDVGDGEYVVIVGPNGAGKSTVMKSVFGLTTYMGGQVVFDGLNIEQLRPDQIIHEGIGYVPQSDNVFETLSIRENLEMGAYILDSVPEDRIEAVYDRFPILRERSQKKAGTLSGGQRQMLAMGRALMLDPDLLLLDEPSAGLAPDLVEEMFDRIDEINADGTSVLMVEQNAKEALRRCDRGYVLVQGQNRYQDTGETLLNDQQVRQEFLGG; encoded by the coding sequence ATGAGTCCCAGCGCCCAGCGGTCGACAGAGGTCGAGCTACCGGACCCTGCCGAGAGCCTCCTCTCGGTTCGGGACCTGGACGCCGGCTACGGCGACCTCCAGGTGCTCTCGGACGTGGACATGGATGTCGGCGACGGCGAGTACGTCGTCATCGTCGGCCCCAACGGCGCCGGCAAGTCGACCGTGATGAAGTCGGTTTTCGGGCTCACGACGTACATGGGCGGACAGGTCGTCTTCGACGGCCTCAACATCGAGCAACTACGGCCCGACCAGATCATCCACGAGGGGATCGGCTACGTCCCACAGAGCGACAACGTCTTCGAGACGCTCTCGATCCGGGAGAACTTAGAGATGGGTGCGTACATCCTCGATTCGGTCCCCGAAGATCGGATCGAGGCCGTCTACGACCGGTTTCCGATCCTTCGTGAGCGGTCCCAAAAGAAAGCCGGGACACTCTCGGGCGGCCAGCGCCAGATGCTCGCGATGGGCCGGGCACTGATGCTCGATCCGGACCTCCTCCTGCTGGACGAGCCCTCGGCCGGCCTCGCGCCCGACCTCGTCGAGGAGATGTTCGATCGCATCGACGAGATCAACGCCGACGGAACGTCGGTCCTGATGGTCGAACAGAACGCGAAGGAAGCGCTGCGCCGGTGTGACCGGGGGTACGTCCTCGTCCAGGGCCAGAACCGCTACCAGGACACCGGCGAGACGCTGCTGAACGATCAGCAGGTCCGCCAGGAGTTCCTGGGCGGCTGA
- the thyX gene encoding FAD-dependent thymidylate synthase gives MEVTLLEATADPEELVCKGARNDYSGEFVGGQSFEATMETVEGDDIEAKKETLIGHLLDHGHFGPFEHPQITFAVKGVSRSCMAQITRHRHVSFDVQSMRYVAFDDVDPEDVREGELVVTPPSATDPDWVGRNQKTGDVDEETVERRTEVFNDTIEHAVESYQELLDLGMPPEDARFVLPIGTKVNIVMSMNARMLMHVADMRAAADAQWEIRTLTEELLDLAADWCPITFAHYEEHMKNRKNRLAP, from the coding sequence ATGGAAGTCACGCTGCTGGAAGCGACGGCTGATCCGGAGGAACTCGTCTGCAAGGGGGCCCGCAACGACTACAGCGGGGAGTTCGTCGGCGGGCAATCCTTCGAGGCGACGATGGAGACTGTCGAGGGCGACGATATCGAGGCGAAAAAGGAGACGCTGATCGGCCACCTGCTTGACCACGGCCACTTCGGTCCGTTCGAACACCCACAGATCACCTTCGCCGTGAAGGGTGTCTCCCGCTCGTGTATGGCACAGATCACGCGCCACCGGCACGTCTCGTTCGACGTACAGTCGATGCGGTACGTCGCCTTCGACGATGTCGACCCCGAGGACGTGCGCGAAGGGGAACTCGTCGTCACGCCTCCGTCGGCGACCGACCCGGACTGGGTGGGGCGTAACCAGAAGACGGGCGATGTCGACGAGGAGACTGTCGAACGCCGCACCGAGGTGTTCAACGACACAATCGAACACGCCGTCGAGTCCTACCAGGAACTGCTGGACCTGGGGATGCCCCCCGAGGACGCCCGCTTCGTCCTCCCGATCGGCACGAAGGTGAACATCGTCATGTCGATGAACGCCCGGATGTTGATGCACGTGGCCGACATGCGCGCCGCCGCCGATGCACAGTGGGAGATTCGCACCCTGACGGAGGAACTGCTCGATCTCGCGGCCGACTGGTGCCCGATCACCTTCGCCCACTACGAGGAACACATGAAAAACCGGAAGAACCGTCTGGCACCGTAG
- a CDS encoding branched-chain amino acid ABC transporter permease, which translates to MAIAESVRDRGRLFVERPGGLVVAAVAGYLLLDLLVKLSGTNLYFGGIKLIGGSLTPSSLGTMVLDGILVGLAVGLAGIGLSMTYSILDFANFAHGDTVTAGAFFGWVVAYVLAGAGTGASLDQLFLFDSGVQLSAVSTFVPVLVGLVVAAVGTVALVLLLDRLTYQPMRDSGNISLLIASIGVALALRYGIAFVFGTQTSGVATSGLQITLLALPSGTITITDNELTLLVVSLVAMLGVHVLLQRTTLGKAMRAMADNEDLARVTGIPTERVVRLTWILGGGLAGISGYLLVLESGTISFNFGWILLLLIFSAVIVGGIGSIYGAMAGGVLIGLVDSMALIWLPSGLTKAAAFFVLIVVLLLRPSGIFSGVTTA; encoded by the coding sequence ATGGCTATCGCAGAGTCGGTTCGAGACCGAGGACGCCTGTTCGTCGAGCGACCCGGGGGACTCGTCGTCGCCGCCGTCGCCGGGTATCTCCTGCTCGACCTCCTCGTGAAACTGAGTGGGACGAACCTCTACTTCGGGGGCATCAAACTGATCGGTGGATCGCTCACCCCGTCCTCGCTGGGGACGATGGTGCTGGACGGGATTCTGGTCGGGTTGGCCGTCGGGTTGGCCGGGATCGGCCTCTCGATGACCTACAGCATCCTCGACTTCGCGAACTTCGCACACGGTGACACCGTCACCGCCGGCGCCTTCTTCGGCTGGGTCGTCGCCTACGTCCTCGCCGGGGCCGGAACCGGTGCGTCGCTCGATCAACTGTTCCTGTTCGACTCCGGCGTCCAGTTGAGCGCCGTCTCGACGTTCGTCCCGGTGCTTGTCGGCCTCGTGGTGGCCGCCGTCGGGACGGTCGCGCTCGTCCTGTTGCTCGATCGGCTGACCTACCAGCCGATGCGTGACTCGGGTAACATCTCGCTGCTGATCGCCTCGATCGGCGTCGCGCTCGCGCTCCGGTACGGCATCGCGTTCGTGTTCGGGACACAGACCAGCGGGGTCGCCACCAGCGGCCTCCAGATCACACTGCTGGCGCTGCCCAGCGGCACCATCACGATCACCGACAACGAACTGACGCTGCTGGTCGTCTCGCTCGTGGCGATGCTGGGCGTCCACGTGTTGCTCCAGCGGACCACGCTCGGGAAGGCGATGCGCGCGATGGCCGACAACGAAGATCTGGCCCGTGTGACGGGCATCCCGACAGAGCGGGTCGTCCGGCTGACCTGGATCCTCGGCGGCGGGCTCGCGGGGATCAGCGGCTACCTGCTCGTCCTGGAGAGCGGGACGATCTCCTTCAACTTCGGCTGGATCCTCCTCCTCCTCATCTTCTCGGCGGTCATCGTCGGCGGCATCGGTTCGATCTACGGCGCGATGGCCGGCGGCGTCCTCATCGGTCTGGTCGACAGCATGGCGCTGATCTGGCTCCCCTCGGGGCTGACGAAGGCCGCCGCGTTCTTCGTGCTCATCGTCGTGCTCCTGTTGCGCCCGTCGGGCATCTTCTCGGGGGTGACGACCGCATGA
- a CDS encoding DUF21 domain-containing protein — MDPSTLSSLGAIVVLLAASAFFSSSETALFTVSRESLTAVAESDPRAAAALDVLADPHRLLVTILVGNNVVNIAVSSLLTALLVERVQSSVAVVVTTVVASSVILIAGEIVPKSYGLGHADSYALRVVRPLRYVELLLYPAVAAFDLLTRQITERLGGQQAIERPYEDDG, encoded by the coding sequence ATGGATCCATCGACGCTGTCGAGCCTGGGTGCGATCGTCGTGTTGCTGGCCGCGAGCGCGTTCTTCTCGAGCAGCGAGACCGCGCTGTTTACCGTCTCACGGGAGTCGCTGACCGCCGTGGCCGAGTCCGATCCCCGCGCCGCGGCAGCACTGGACGTGCTCGCCGACCCACACCGACTGCTCGTGACGATCCTGGTCGGGAACAACGTCGTCAACATCGCCGTCTCCAGTCTCCTGACGGCGCTGTTGGTCGAACGGGTCCAGTCGAGCGTCGCGGTCGTGGTCACGACAGTCGTCGCCAGCAGCGTCATCCTGATCGCCGGCGAGATCGTCCCGAAGTCCTACGGTCTCGGGCACGCGGACTCCTACGCGCTACGGGTCGTTCGTCCGCTCCGGTACGTCGAACTCCTCCTGTATCCGGCGGTCGCCGCGTTCGACCTGCTGACCAGGCAGATCACCGAACGGCTCGGCGGCCAGCAGGCCATCGAGCGTCCCTACGAGGACGACGGCTAG